One genomic region from Listeria monocytogenes encodes:
- the glyQ gene encoding glycine--tRNA ligase subunit alpha, whose protein sequence is MNLQTMIRTLQDYWSEQGCIMLQSYDVEKGAGTMSPYTFLKAIGPEPWKAGYVEPSRRPADGRYGENPNRLFQHHQFQVVMKPSPDNIQELYLGSLEKLGINPLEHDIRFVEDNWENPSLGCAGLGWEVWLDGMEITQFTYFQQVGGLECFPVTSEITYGVERLASYIQDKENVFDLEWTEGISYRDIFFQAEFENSTYAFETSNTDMLLTLFDTYEREATRQMQDGLVFPAYDYVLKCSHTFNLLDARGVVSVTERAQYIGRIRNLARRIAKTFYESREKLGFPLLKEEGGKRHE, encoded by the coding sequence ATGAATTTACAAACAATGATTAGAACATTACAAGATTATTGGTCCGAGCAAGGTTGTATCATGTTGCAATCGTATGATGTGGAAAAAGGTGCGGGCACAATGAGCCCGTATACTTTCTTAAAAGCAATTGGTCCAGAGCCGTGGAAAGCGGGTTACGTAGAGCCGTCGCGTCGTCCTGCTGATGGTCGTTACGGAGAAAATCCAAACAGATTATTCCAACATCACCAATTTCAAGTAGTGATGAAGCCTTCTCCTGACAATATTCAAGAGCTTTACCTAGGTTCTTTAGAAAAATTAGGTATTAATCCGTTAGAACATGATATCCGTTTTGTAGAGGATAACTGGGAGAATCCATCCCTTGGCTGTGCGGGTCTTGGTTGGGAAGTATGGTTAGATGGAATGGAAATTACTCAATTCACTTATTTCCAACAAGTAGGTGGTTTAGAATGTTTCCCTGTTACTTCCGAAATCACGTATGGTGTAGAACGTTTAGCAAGTTATATTCAAGATAAAGAGAATGTATTTGATTTAGAATGGACAGAAGGCATTAGTTACCGCGATATTTTCTTCCAAGCAGAATTCGAAAACTCGACATATGCATTTGAAACTTCGAACACAGATATGTTGTTAACGCTTTTCGACACATATGAAAGAGAAGCCACTCGCCAAATGCAAGACGGTCTTGTTTTCCCAGCATATGATTACGTATTAAAATGTTCGCATACTTTTAACCTTTTAGATGCTCGCGGGGTTGTTTCCGTTACCGAACGTGCGCAGTATATTGGCCGAATCAGAAACTTAGCAAGACGTATCGCGAAAACATTTTATGAATCACGAGAAAAATTGGGCTTCCCATTACTCAAAGAAGAGGGAGGAAAACGTCATGAGTAA